In Schistocerca nitens isolate TAMUIC-IGC-003100 chromosome 10, iqSchNite1.1, whole genome shotgun sequence, a single window of DNA contains:
- the LOC126210456 gene encoding uncharacterized protein LOC126210456 → MSQVYENIFRDALKDFRVSEDGLISGYFNSLEEVETLLDQLKTVGFSYCVRSSRFKEPSSDVMKSKTKHFFKQMQGHVPIPFFGCAFAVESVWSRHCVLGPKYYKSKESSVPEHLEDHVTPRKRLRIMDTRKSNCPATLNMKCIRVYPDYSMHSETEHRDTKAKVLASLQKDLALPCPPKSYLLLFDCFPSKCTHTCY, encoded by the exons ATGTCTCAGGTGTATGAAAACATCTTTCGTGACGCTCTGAAAGATTTCAGAGTTTCGGAGGATGGCCTGATTTCAGGCTATTTTAATTCGTTGGAGgag gtggaaacacttctcgatcagctgaaaactgtggggttttcatactgcgttagaagtagtcgttttaaagagccttcttcagatgttatgaaaa gtaaaacaaagcatttcttcaagcaaatgcagggacatgtccctatccccttttttggttgtgcatttgcagtggagagtgtgtggtcgaggcactgtgttttggggccaaaatactataaaagtaaagagtctagtgtacctgagcacttg gaagaccatgtgactcctcgtaagagattgaggatcatggatactagaaaatctaactgcccagcaactttaaatatgaagtgtataagggtgtatcctgattacagtatgcactcagaaactgaacacagggataccaaggcaaaa gttcttgcaagtctacagaaagatttggcattgccatgcccgcctaagagctatctgttattatttgactgcttccccagcaagtgcacacacacatgctactga